The Virgibacillus sp. SK37 region AATCCTTTTTTGAACAAGCGCTTCAACATAAGAAAAATTTTAATCAAGCTGAAATATCCCTTCATTTTATGGATATTGCTACCCAGATTGAATCCACCCTTGAGGAAGTATCAAACCTCTCAGAAAAAAACAATTATCAGGAGGCTGTGTCCTTAATCAACGAGTCTGAAAAAAAATTGCAGAATTTTAAAGGGCCTGTTGTAAAACATGTCATCACTGTTATCGCCGAGAAAAGAAATCAGATCAAAATAGAACAGCTTAACAGTACCTTAGATAAAAACCCTTCCATTGATGAATTAAAAATACTGCTCTGGGAGGCAGAAGATATTAAAAACGAAGAAGCAGAACAAATCACTTCAGAGATACGAAACCAAATTATAGACTACACTTTCACAAAAGCTAGTGAGCAAATGATGATTAGTCATTTTAATGATGCAGCAGCGATTGTCCAGGATGGAATGAAGTATGCTCCTGACGCCGAAAAGCTAAAAAGTCTGCAAACAACAATCGATAAAGAACAAACTGCTTTTGAGACTGCACAACAACAACGAATGGAACAAGCTATAAATATGGCTAATGAGGAGAAACAGGTAAATAAAGATGACGCTATCAAGCTCCTCTCTGTAACATCAGAAAGTGATCATCAAGGTAATTTAGTAGTTAAAGGAAAAGTGAAAAGTGTTGCAACCATACCTATTCACTCCATCTTAATAAAATATTCTCTTCTCTCTGAACAAAATGAAGAGATCTTGAATAATGAGGTATATGTATATCCCGACAAACTTCTTCCAAATGAAGAAGGAAAGTTTGAATTCACTCATTTTGATGTTGATGCACCTGCAAAAGATTTCACCATACAGGTTAACAATATTACTTGGTATACAGAGTAAATAGCAGCTAGAGAGGGGAAGTTATGAAAAAAATTGATTTCAAACCAGTTATTTTATCTGTTCTACTCCTTTTCACCGCTTTTATAATTGCTTTCAGTCTATATCAAAAATGGAACGGAACAGAACTGACTATTAATAACCCTGCTATCACTAAAGTAACAACAGAATCAAAACAGCTTGATTTAAAAACAATTGTCCATGAGGCTGAAAAAAGCGTTATACAGATTGAGGGGCAGAATGATTTCAACACTATAACAGGCTCTGGTTTCCTTTTTAATGAGAAGGGTGACATCATCACTAACGCTCATGTCATTCGTGATGCAGATGTTTTGTATGTCAGGACTGCCAATGCCCAAATTTATCCTGCGGCGGTGGTGGGGATTGGTAAAGAAAAAGATGTTGCGGTTCTTCGAGTTCCCCAATTAGCTGATCAAAATCTAAAGGTAGAAGAAAATAGTAAAGTAGAAATTGGCGATGAAGTAATCGCCTTAGGAAGTCCGCATGGTTTTCAAAACACAGTGACTTTAGGAATTATATCTGGCAAGGACCGTAATTTTTCCGTGGATGGTTTCGATTATGAAAATGTTTATCAAATATCCGCACAAATTACACATGGAAATAGCGGAGGACCTCTTATTGACAGAGAGACGGGAAAAGTTATTGGCATTAATTCCGTAGGTACTGAAGATGGATTAATTGGCTTTAGTATACCAATGAATGAAGTTCTTTCGGATATAAAAAAATGGTCCAATGAAGTGCAAAACGATCAGCTGGATTTTACAACTACCGCGGATATAATCCGGTCTCAAAACGACGAGCAATTCGTACAGGATGCTGAATATTTAATTGAATATTTTTTGGACAGTATTAATATAAGGGATTATATAAACGCGTACTCTCTCCTTGGGAGCAAATTACAAACAGAAAACACGTACGCAGAATTTAGAGAATCTTATATTAACATAGTAAACCTTTCTTATTCAGAGCTTGAAAGTAAATCGACTGAAAATAACCAGATCAGCACGAGCACTACAATAAAAATAGAACGAAAAAACCAGAAAAATGATACCAAAAAAGAGTTAAAGTCATTAAAATTGAATTTTTTGGTTGGATATGAAAATGATCAACTTAAAATTGTAGATCTCACGAAAACGGAATTATAGAATACTATTATCCTCTCTTTATTTAGTAAAGAGAGGATTATTTGTAACTAAGCAAAACGTCCATACCTTTTCCGTATTTATTACATAGGCTATAAGTGAAAGAACAGGAGGTGAACAATATGGGTTACGGTTGTGGAGGCGGATATGGCAATAACTTCGCGCTAATTGTTGTGCTTTTTTATCCTTCTAATTATTGTAGGTGCAGCTTTTTACTGTTAAGTACGGATAGCTTGTGCTATAGGTCTATAGCACAAGCTATTCACTCTGTTCTTTACTAGTATTTCCCTTTAAAACAAGATAAAGCAACATACAATGTTCAAACCGCCCCAGATCTAAAGAAGTTAATTTTTCAAGTTTATTCAGCCGATATATCAGTGTATTACGGTGAATATATAGCTTAGCAGCTGTTTTAGTAACATTTAAGTTGTTATCACAATAGGTAATAAAGTTATTGGAAAGATCACTAAAATGGGTATCACTGAAAAGGTTTTTCAGTCGAAACATCAATTTATTATGCAGGTCTTTGTCTAGTTGAAGGGGAATTAATTTTAGCAATATTTCCAAATCAAAATAACTATATATTGCTGGATATATACATAAATTTTGCCCCATTTCTAGTAATTCTTCTGCTTCTTTGTAAGAAACATGTGATTGTTCCAATGTATCCACCGTAGTTCCGCTTGCGATGGCAATATTAGAAACACCCTTCTTCTTAAATATTTTTTGGAGCTCCTTGCATTGTTCAGGAAATCTTTCCATTTTATATGTAAAATCACTTTTTGAATAAGATGGTTGTAATAACAACATTCTAGTAGTATTTAAGAATCCGCAAATTGTATTTTTATCTTTTTCAAATATTTCTTGGGCATTCTCTACTAAACTTAATTTTTCGTTATGAATGGATAAAGAATGACCTGGGCGCATCACATTTTCCATCATGTCCCTTCCTATATCAATAATAATACAAAACCTTGCAATATTAGGTTGCAAACTTATAATTTTACAGTATTTTAAAAACATCTCTTTATTTATATTTGGATTTAGAATAAGATATTGCAGAAAAGATTCTACTTTTTTTGTTTCGAGTTCTTCCATTTGCTCCATGTAATTTTCCTGCCATCTCATTTCTACATACTTCTTTATTAACTCGGCATACGGCTTTACCTTATCTGGATCCCCTACGATACCTAGTACACCTACTGTTTTAGAATCAAATATTAAAGGTGTAGCTATACCTGGTAAAACGTTCTCAAGTTCGGCTGTTATTTCATTTGTAAATAGACAAGTTTTGTTTTTTTCTATTACTAATTTTGAAGCAGGATGAAATGTTCCAATTCTCCTGGAATTGCTATCTCCAATTATATAGCCTTTCTCATCAGTTAAACTAATAGGAAATGGTGAAACTTCTGTAACCGCCTTCACTATATTTTGTGCAACCTGACCGAAAAGTTCTATTACCCTCCCCACCCTTCCCTCTACCCCTTTAATATAATTTTATCTTAACATAGTTAACATAATTTTCGAAATTCCATTTTCCTCTATATATTTTTGTTCATATTAACCATAGAAATCTATCTATATTTACGTTATAAATAAAGTAAATATTCTAAATTATTAACTTACAGGAGTGGTTATTTGGCAAAGCAAACAGACGTAATCATAATCGGCGGTGGAGTAATCGGTTCAAGTATTGCATACAATTTATTAAACGAAGGATTTACAGGGAAAGTCACTGTATTTGAGAAGGATAAAGGTTATGAATTTGCTTCTACTCCTCGCAGTGCTGGAGGTATAAGGCAATTATTTACTACAGCAATTAACATTCAGATAAGCCGCTATAGCCTTTCAAAGTACAAAACGTTTGAAGAAGACATGGAAGTGGATGGAGACAAGGCAACTATTGACTTTCAAGATAGGGGATATCTCTTTCTTTCTAAGGATGGATCATTTCAAGAATTAAAAAACCAACATTTATTACAAAGACAATACCAAGTCCCATCCCAAATAGTAAAAAAAGATAATTTACTATCAATTATACCTGAGTTAAATATAACTGATCTACAAGCAGGCCTCTATTGTGCTGAAGACGGTTACTTAGACCCTTACTCTGTAATGCAAGGTTATATTCGTAAAGCTAGACAATTAGGTGCTCATTATCAATACAAAGAAGTAAAAACCATTTTAACTGGTAGAAATGGTGTTGAAGGGGTTCAAACGACTGACAATGAAATACACCATGCAACAATTGTTATTAATTGCGCAGGTCCATGGGGGCCAGCTTTGAGTGAAAAAATAGGACTTCCCTTGCCTGTTGTTCCATTAAAGCGTCAAATCATTCAGTTTGATATAGCAGATCCCTTGGAGAAAGATCTACCACTTACGGTTGATCCGACAGGAGTATACTTTCGTCATGAAGGAAAACACATTCTCGCTGGTTTCTCTGAAAAAGTAGAACCTAGTATAAACTTTAAGTGGAAACGTTCCTTTTTTATTGAACAATTGTGGCCAATTCTTGCTAATCGAGTACCAAACTTTTCCCAAGCGAAGGTGAAGGGTGGATGGGCTGGAATCTACAGTCACAATACCATTGACCAGAACGCTATTATCGGAGCACATCCTGATATGTCCGGATATTATCTTGCAAATGGTTTCAGTGGCCATGGTATGCAGCAAGCGCCTGCAGTTGGAAAGGGCATAGCAGAGTTAATTATAACAGGATCCTATCAGACATTGGATTTATCTCCACTACGATTTGCCCGTTTTAAAGAAAATGACTTAATTATTGAAGGAGCTATCGTATAATTTTTAGAGGAGGGTTTTGAATGCTTTATTTAAATGAAGAAGAAATTCATAAAGCAATAACCATGGAAGAAATGATCGATGCAATAGATTATTGCTATTCAATTTATAACACAGAGCAATTTCAAATGCCTACACGATCACAGGTTCAAGAGGGATCGAACACTTTACTTGTTATGCCCGCAATAACTACACAAGCAATCTCTACAAAATTAGTTACATCTTTCCCAAGAAATATAGATTATCCCACTATACAAGGACTAGTGATATTAAATTGTATAGAAACTGGTAGAACGAAAGCGATTTTGGATGGTTCG contains the following coding sequences:
- a CDS encoding zinc ribbon domain-containing protein, producing MFHCPYCGTKVKEGENFCIKCGKQLPTDMEERFSTEKKFNKLWLLPIAVAVFSLLAIGFYYLILETQVGKAKELYEKGEEEAMNSNYEQAKSFFEQALQHKKNFNQAEISLHFMDIATQIESTLEEVSNLSEKNNYQEAVSLINESEKKLQNFKGPVVKHVITVIAEKRNQIKIEQLNSTLDKNPSIDELKILLWEAEDIKNEEAEQITSEIRNQIIDYTFTKASEQMMISHFNDAAAIVQDGMKYAPDAEKLKSLQTTIDKEQTAFETAQQQRMEQAINMANEEKQVNKDDAIKLLSVTSESDHQGNLVVKGKVKSVATIPIHSILIKYSLLSEQNEEILNNEVYVYPDKLLPNEEGKFEFTHFDVDAPAKDFTIQVNNITWYTE
- a CDS encoding S1C family serine protease; this translates as MKKIDFKPVILSVLLLFTAFIIAFSLYQKWNGTELTINNPAITKVTTESKQLDLKTIVHEAEKSVIQIEGQNDFNTITGSGFLFNEKGDIITNAHVIRDADVLYVRTANAQIYPAAVVGIGKEKDVAVLRVPQLADQNLKVEENSKVEIGDEVIALGSPHGFQNTVTLGIISGKDRNFSVDGFDYENVYQISAQITHGNSGGPLIDRETGKVIGINSVGTEDGLIGFSIPMNEVLSDIKKWSNEVQNDQLDFTTTADIIRSQNDEQFVQDAEYLIEYFLDSINIRDYINAYSLLGSKLQTENTYAEFRESYINIVNLSYSELESKSTENNQISTSTTIKIERKNQKNDTKKELKSLKLNFLVGYENDQLKIVDLTKTEL
- a CDS encoding sugar diacid recognition domain-containing protein, which encodes MGRVIELFGQVAQNIVKAVTEVSPFPISLTDEKGYIIGDSNSRRIGTFHPASKLVIEKNKTCLFTNEITAELENVLPGIATPLIFDSKTVGVLGIVGDPDKVKPYAELIKKYVEMRWQENYMEQMEELETKKVESFLQYLILNPNINKEMFLKYCKIISLQPNIARFCIIIDIGRDMMENVMRPGHSLSIHNEKLSLVENAQEIFEKDKNTICGFLNTTRMLLLQPSYSKSDFTYKMERFPEQCKELQKIFKKKGVSNIAIASGTTVDTLEQSHVSYKEAEELLEMGQNLCIYPAIYSYFDLEILLKLIPLQLDKDLHNKLMFRLKNLFSDTHFSDLSNNFITYCDNNLNVTKTAAKLYIHRNTLIYRLNKLEKLTSLDLGRFEHCMLLYLVLKGNTSKEQSE
- a CDS encoding FAD-binding oxidoreductase, encoding MAKQTDVIIIGGGVIGSSIAYNLLNEGFTGKVTVFEKDKGYEFASTPRSAGGIRQLFTTAINIQISRYSLSKYKTFEEDMEVDGDKATIDFQDRGYLFLSKDGSFQELKNQHLLQRQYQVPSQIVKKDNLLSIIPELNITDLQAGLYCAEDGYLDPYSVMQGYIRKARQLGAHYQYKEVKTILTGRNGVEGVQTTDNEIHHATIVINCAGPWGPALSEKIGLPLPVVPLKRQIIQFDIADPLEKDLPLTVDPTGVYFRHEGKHILAGFSEKVEPSINFKWKRSFFIEQLWPILANRVPNFSQAKVKGGWAGIYSHNTIDQNAIIGAHPDMSGYYLANGFSGHGMQQAPAVGKGIAELIITGSYQTLDLSPLRFARFKENDLIIEGAIV